In Lytechinus variegatus isolate NC3 chromosome 18, Lvar_3.0, whole genome shotgun sequence, a single genomic region encodes these proteins:
- the LOC121432252 gene encoding uncharacterized protein LOC121432252, whose protein sequence is MYHSSFGSDHAAVPRIGDNTLPFGLGLGAMGTKLSPPSTSSGPITTQDDIIHHTAPPHRQPMSPESASGEMILPEAPSANTVGRSLGGGVAGGPRTGLELGGQLVAGLPTPLERSLSTTTDMDPLESPSSRAAMGSVGCDEIAPSPGGMRDDPDAVILDDNGEEVKGKR, encoded by the coding sequence ATGTACCACTCTTCGTTTGGATCAGACCATGCTGCTGTCCCTCGGATAGGTGACAACACCCTTCCGTTTGGCCTGGGCCTCGGGGCTATGGGTACTAAGCTATCCCCACCCTCCACGTCCAGTGGTCCGATTACGACGCAAGACGACATCATCCACCACACCGCTCCTCCTCATCGTCAACCGATGTCGCCCGAGAGCGCGAGTGGGGAGATGATCCTTCCTGAAGCGCCGTCAGCGAACACGGTTGGGAGGTCACTGGGTGGCGGAGTGGCTGGAGGGCCACGGACGGGACTTGAACTAGGTGGTCAGCTCGTCGCTGGTTTACCTACTCCATTGGAACGGTCTTTGAGTACGACGACGGACATGGATCCCCTCGAGTCACCGTCATCGAGGGCTGCAATGGGGTCTGTGGGCTGTGACGAAATAGCGCCATCTCCCGGCGGAATGAGAGATGATCCCGACGCAGTGATATTGGATGATAACGGCGAGGAAGTCAAAGGTAAGCGATAG